A part of Candidatus Saccharibacteria bacterium genomic DNA contains:
- the topA gene encoding type I DNA topoisomerase produces MSKNLVIVESPAKAKTIEKYLGKDFKVLSSIGHIRSIAKKTKDGTPPIDVKNGFKTTYEIDSEKKKVIAELKKAVKAADTVWLATDEDREGEAIAWHLCEVLGLNPAKTNRIVFHEITKTAIEEAVKKPRTVDMHLVQAQQARQILDRIVGFELSPVVWQKVPGGKSAGRVQSPAVRLLVEREREISAFEGSAQFKVNAVFTHGKDEVKAELNKRFDTEDQARAFLEKLQDATFTVTGVTTSPSTRNPAAPFTTSTLQQEANSKLGYSSKATMASAQKLYQEGRITYMRTDSVNLSGQAIAAAADFIKRLYGVDYSTVRKFKTKSAGAQEAHEAIRPTDITRESVSGNDYDQKLYDLIRRRTLASQMSPAKLEKTTVSIAISTSKAVFEAKGEVVVFDGFLRVYGGKDDTLLPPLSKGDTLSRYSVEARQVFARPPARYSEGALVKKLEELGIGRPSTYATIINTVQTRGYVERGENEGTPRDVVVLQLLESGVDREVVQEKTGSDKGKLVPTPAGELISDFLGNHFNQIVDYGFTASVEEHFDDIAADKLERNQMLEEFYAPFHSLIEQSSSIDRSSVGQSREVGVDPRTGRVVTARFGRFGPMLQLGTSDDADKPQFAPMPRGVKIDTVTIEQAIEAFKLPRLVGQTEDGQDIKANIGRFGPYIQVGKLFVSIKDHDPHDITLADARTLYAAKLKAEAEKTIADFGSIKVLNGRFGPYVTDGKKNAKIPKDTDPKTLTETSAKKLLAEAPAKSKARRMPRTRKKS; encoded by the coding sequence ATGAGCAAAAATCTTGTTATCGTCGAAAGCCCCGCGAAGGCAAAAACTATCGAAAAATACCTGGGCAAAGACTTCAAAGTCCTCAGTAGCATCGGGCATATTCGTAGTATCGCCAAAAAGACCAAAGACGGCACGCCGCCCATCGACGTAAAAAATGGCTTCAAAACTACCTACGAAATCGATAGTGAAAAGAAAAAAGTCATCGCCGAACTAAAAAAAGCCGTCAAAGCCGCCGATACCGTATGGCTCGCCACCGACGAAGACCGCGAAGGCGAGGCAATTGCCTGGCATTTGTGTGAGGTACTTGGGCTCAATCCGGCAAAAACCAACCGTATTGTCTTTCATGAAATTACCAAAACCGCCATTGAAGAAGCGGTCAAAAAGCCACGTACTGTCGACATGCACCTGGTACAAGCCCAGCAAGCTCGACAGATCCTCGACCGTATTGTCGGTTTCGAACTGAGCCCTGTCGTGTGGCAAAAGGTCCCGGGCGGCAAAAGTGCCGGCCGCGTGCAAAGCCCAGCTGTTCGGCTACTCGTCGAGCGCGAGCGCGAAATCAGTGCGTTTGAAGGCAGCGCGCAGTTCAAAGTTAACGCCGTGTTTACCCATGGCAAAGACGAGGTGAAAGCCGAACTCAACAAACGTTTTGACACCGAAGACCAGGCGCGCGCATTCTTGGAAAAACTTCAAGACGCAACCTTCACCGTGACAGGCGTCACCACTTCGCCCAGCACGCGCAACCCAGCTGCGCCGTTTACCACTAGCACCCTCCAGCAAGAAGCCAACAGCAAGCTTGGCTATAGCAGTAAAGCCACCATGGCCAGCGCTCAAAAACTCTACCAAGAAGGGCGTATTACCTACATGCGTACCGATAGCGTCAATTTGAGCGGACAGGCGATTGCTGCAGCAGCCGATTTCATCAAGCGACTCTACGGGGTAGACTACAGCACGGTTCGCAAGTTCAAAACCAAAAGTGCTGGCGCCCAGGAAGCACACGAGGCCATCCGCCCCACCGATATCACCCGCGAAAGCGTCAGCGGCAACGACTACGACCAAAAGCTCTACGACCTCATCCGCCGCCGCACCCTCGCTAGCCAAATGTCACCGGCCAAGCTCGAAAAAACCACCGTCAGCATCGCTATTTCTACCAGCAAAGCAGTCTTTGAAGCCAAGGGCGAAGTCGTCGTCTTTGACGGTTTCCTACGCGTTTATGGGGGCAAAGACGACACACTACTACCGCCACTCAGTAAAGGCGACACCTTGTCACGCTACAGCGTCGAGGCCCGCCAAGTGTTTGCCCGTCCACCCGCCCGCTACAGCGAAGGCGCTTTAGTGAAAAAGCTTGAAGAACTCGGCATTGGCCGCCCCAGCACCTACGCGACAATTATCAATACTGTTCAAACGCGCGGCTATGTAGAGCGTGGCGAAAACGAAGGTACACCGCGCGACGTGGTGGTACTTCAGTTACTCGAAAGTGGCGTCGACAGGGAAGTTGTGCAAGAAAAAACTGGTAGCGATAAGGGTAAGCTGGTGCCTACACCCGCCGGCGAACTGATTAGCGACTTCCTCGGCAACCATTTCAACCAAATTGTCGACTACGGCTTTACTGCGAGCGTCGAAGAGCATTTCGACGACATTGCTGCCGACAAGCTCGAGCGCAACCAAATGCTCGAAGAGTTTTATGCGCCATTCCATAGTCTTATTGAACAATCATCAAGTATCGACCGTAGTAGTGTAGGGCAGAGTCGTGAAGTGGGTGTTGACCCTAGAACCGGTCGTGTTGTTACCGCGCGCTTCGGGCGGTTCGGGCCTATGCTCCAGCTTGGCACTAGCGACGACGCCGACAAACCACAGTTCGCCCCTATGCCACGTGGCGTCAAGATCGACACCGTTACTATCGAACAGGCTATCGAAGCCTTCAAATTACCACGCCTCGTTGGCCAGACCGAAGATGGCCAAGATATCAAAGCCAATATTGGCCGCTTTGGCCCCTACATTCAGGTCGGTAAGCTATTTGTCAGCATCAAAGATCACGATCCGCACGACATTACGCTTGCCGATGCCCGTACGCTTTACGCCGCCAAACTAAAGGCCGAGGCCGAAAAAACGATTGCTGATTTTGGCAGCATAAAAGTCCTTAACGGCCGCTTTGGGCCGTATGTAACCGATGGCAAAAAGAATGCCAAAATCCCTAAAGATACCGACCCTAAAACATTGACTGAAACCAGCGCCAAAAAGCTCCTGGCCGAAGCTCCCGCAAAGAGCAAAGCTCGCCGTATGCCACGTACCCGCAAAAAATCGTAG
- a CDS encoding type IV secretion system DNA-binding domain-containing protein — protein MSFILAFINMLLQWYVWLPIVLILAYLTWRNYQKVDIVREIESVLLVLEIPKTNDKSELAAEQMFASLHGILRDRKELKLNGGYQEHLSFEVASVGGRIQFYVWVPKTLQSFVEGQIYSQYPQVQIHAADEDYVTHERHHSVTYTSEIVPTDKEFLPIKTFQSFEVDPLAGITGTLAKLEDTDEEIWIQILVRPVADDWHKATDAWIKSVKNGSISLFSGGGINAKWFAGLFEALWAPPEQGTASAAVKEVSERDKTRIAEAEKKATKLGYQAKIRIAYLGESTTNAKLRMQGIVGTFKQFNSTNLNGFKMANDSFAKEALDKYKSRLFADKGYLLNIEEVASVYHLPHTNVETPNIVWASTKTAEPPAKLPLLTGNPAIDENISAFGMTNFRGINHQFGMLRYDRSRHVYIIGQTGAGKSGLLELFALSDIFHGQGYAIIDPHGDFAINNMKFIPGARMKDVVYFNPADTQFPLGFNPLEVTNPEQKSNISSEVIGVLKRMFGESWGPRLEYILRYTILALLDRPETTMLDITRMLTDKKFRKDTLSYCQDTVVLQFWNVEFASWTDKFQAEAIAPVLNKVGAFTANPVIRNIIGQPKSTFNIREMMDEGKILIVNLSKGLIGEDNAGILGSFLVTKIQLAAMSRSDIASIEDRRPFYLYVDEFQNFATDSFATILSEARKYGLNLTVANQYISQMSDTVRNAVFGNVGTMISFRVSADDSPILSKQFEPQFEPNDLLQMHNRNFVVNMVINGEKAPAFSARTLNLPPAQTDNTHLIIENTRALYGQPRAAIEESINNRIMPPENLVVKRPGPAYTPPKSEEQRETDRREREVAMVAQGKTWPISNVTPDEVNSALQAAKEQGNTSPAATEAGNRPVAAFGSHDNDQGKRKRPRTRKRKPSDDNDYPRQGSNKPNRPRIIRESDDRQGADTPAPARPKEDPTVLSLR, from the coding sequence ATGTCATTTATCCTTGCCTTTATCAATATGCTTCTCCAGTGGTACGTCTGGCTGCCCATCGTACTGATACTGGCGTATCTGACATGGCGCAACTATCAAAAGGTCGACATCGTCCGCGAGATAGAAAGCGTACTCCTCGTACTTGAGATCCCTAAAACCAATGATAAAAGCGAGCTGGCTGCCGAGCAAATGTTCGCTAGTCTCCACGGCATATTGCGCGATCGCAAAGAGCTTAAACTCAACGGTGGCTACCAAGAACACCTCAGCTTCGAAGTCGCCTCGGTTGGCGGCCGGATTCAGTTCTACGTATGGGTACCAAAAACCTTGCAGAGTTTTGTAGAAGGGCAAATCTATTCGCAGTACCCGCAGGTACAGATCCACGCGGCCGATGAAGACTATGTTACTCACGAGAGGCACCACAGCGTAACCTACACCAGCGAAATTGTGCCGACCGACAAAGAATTTTTGCCCATTAAAACCTTCCAAAGCTTCGAAGTCGACCCGCTGGCGGGCATCACTGGCACACTCGCCAAACTTGAAGACACAGACGAAGAAATTTGGATACAAATCCTTGTGCGCCCAGTAGCCGACGACTGGCATAAAGCAACCGACGCTTGGATTAAATCTGTCAAAAACGGTTCCATAAGCCTATTTAGCGGTGGCGGCATCAACGCCAAATGGTTTGCCGGCCTCTTTGAAGCATTGTGGGCTCCACCAGAGCAGGGCACAGCGAGCGCTGCCGTCAAAGAAGTCAGTGAACGCGACAAAACCCGTATCGCCGAAGCCGAAAAGAAAGCGACGAAACTCGGCTATCAGGCGAAAATCCGCATTGCTTACCTAGGCGAAAGTACAACCAATGCCAAGCTGCGCATGCAGGGAATCGTCGGCACCTTTAAACAATTCAATAGTACCAACCTCAATGGGTTCAAGATGGCTAACGACAGCTTCGCCAAAGAAGCGCTCGACAAATATAAATCCCGTCTTTTTGCCGACAAGGGTTATTTGCTCAATATTGAAGAAGTAGCGAGCGTGTACCACTTGCCTCACACCAACGTCGAAACGCCGAATATTGTCTGGGCCAGTACTAAAACCGCCGAACCACCCGCCAAGCTACCGCTCCTCACCGGCAACCCCGCAATCGATGAAAACATCAGTGCGTTTGGTATGACCAATTTCCGCGGCATCAATCACCAATTTGGTATGCTACGCTACGACCGCTCGCGCCATGTTTACATTATCGGCCAGACCGGTGCGGGTAAGTCAGGTTTGCTCGAGCTCTTCGCGCTGAGCGATATATTCCACGGCCAAGGCTATGCCATTATCGACCCGCACGGCGACTTTGCCATCAACAACATGAAGTTCATTCCTGGGGCTCGTATGAAAGATGTCGTGTATTTTAACCCTGCAGATACGCAGTTCCCGCTCGGCTTCAATCCACTTGAAGTCACCAACCCCGAGCAAAAATCCAACATCAGCAGCGAAGTGATCGGCGTGCTTAAGCGCATGTTCGGCGAGAGTTGGGGACCGCGCCTCGAATACATTCTACGCTATACCATCCTCGCGCTGCTTGATCGTCCCGAAACCACTATGCTCGACATTACCCGTATGCTCACTGACAAAAAGTTCCGCAAAGACACGCTCAGCTACTGTCAGGATACCGTGGTATTGCAGTTCTGGAATGTGGAATTTGCCAGCTGGACCGACAAATTCCAAGCCGAAGCGATCGCGCCCGTACTTAACAAAGTTGGTGCTTTCACCGCCAACCCGGTTATCCGCAACATCATCGGACAGCCCAAAAGCACCTTTAATATCCGCGAGATGATGGACGAGGGCAAAATTCTCATCGTAAACCTCTCTAAAGGCCTCATCGGCGAAGACAACGCTGGTATCCTTGGCTCATTCCTTGTGACTAAAATTCAGCTCGCCGCCATGAGCCGCAGCGATATCGCGAGTATCGAGGACCGTCGTCCATTCTATCTGTACGTCGACGAGTTTCAAAACTTTGCTACTGATAGCTTTGCAACCATTTTGTCCGAAGCTCGCAAATACGGCCTCAACCTTACTGTCGCCAACCAGTACATCAGCCAGATGAGCGACACCGTGCGCAACGCCGTGTTCGGCAACGTCGGCACTATGATTAGTTTCCGTGTCTCGGCCGATGATAGCCCCATCCTGAGCAAGCAGTTCGAGCCACAGTTCGAACCAAATGATCTGTTGCAGATGCACAACCGCAACTTTGTCGTCAATATGGTGATAAATGGCGAGAAAGCTCCGGCCTTCAGCGCGCGCACACTCAACCTGCCACCGGCACAAACCGACAATACACATTTGATTATAGAGAATACCCGTGCGCTTTATGGCCAGCCACGTGCCGCGATTGAAGAATCAATTAACAATCGCATCATGCCGCCCGAAAATCTCGTCGTCAAACGACCTGGCCCTGCCTACACACCACCCAAGAGCGAGGAGCAACGAGAAACCGATCGCCGCGAGCGCGAAGTGGCAATGGTCGCTCAGGGCAAAACCTGGCCAATCAGCAATGTTACGCCCGACGAAGTAAATAGCGCCCTACAGGCGGCGAAAGAGCAGGGGAATACTAGCCCCGCAGCAACCGAGGCGGGCAATCGCCCCGTGGCTGCGTTTGGCTCACACGACAACGACCAAGGTAAGCGTAAACGTCCACGCACGCGTAAGCGTAAGCCCAGCGACGATAATGACTATCCACGCCAGGGGAGCAACAAGCCAAACCGACCGCGCATTATCCGCGAGAGTGATGACCGGCAGGGAGCAGACACCCCTGCGCCAGCGCGTCCGAAAGAAGATCCTACAGTTCTTTCGCTACGCTAA
- a CDS encoding alpha/beta fold hydrolase, which produces MKTVICSHGFGVRADSRGMFTEIAGALSGATFVLFDYTDSDGRGGTYVPSLTEQAKRLQRTIDTHKGEDITLLCHSQGCMIAGMVDVSTVSKVILLAPPTGTIMQRLLERIAARPGSYKDGTGAYHLVRSDGTMTTIDKAYMDEIATVHPEWLYARIAESVPTVLVRATEDDVLGKTRLGHLAGAQRYEIAADHNFTGSARPKLIALLKDLIKG; this is translated from the coding sequence ATGAAAACAGTGATTTGTTCCCATGGCTTTGGGGTCCGTGCAGATTCGCGCGGTATGTTTACGGAGATTGCGGGTGCGCTGAGCGGTGCAACCTTTGTATTGTTTGACTATACTGACAGCGACGGCAGGGGTGGCACGTACGTGCCGTCACTGACCGAACAAGCAAAACGTTTGCAGCGAACCATTGATACCCATAAGGGCGAAGACATCACGCTGCTTTGCCATTCGCAGGGTTGTATGATTGCCGGTATGGTTGATGTAAGTACAGTGAGTAAAGTGATACTACTCGCCCCACCGACAGGAACGATAATGCAGCGACTGCTCGAGCGCATAGCTGCTCGGCCGGGTAGCTACAAAGACGGTACTGGTGCGTACCACCTTGTGCGTTCGGATGGTACAATGACGACGATTGATAAAGCGTATATGGACGAAATCGCGACCGTACACCCTGAATGGTTGTACGCGCGTATTGCTGAGAGCGTACCGACGGTACTAGTGCGGGCAACCGAGGATGACGTGCTGGGTAAGACACGACTCGGCCATTTAGCAGGCGCACAGCGCTATGAAATCGCTGCCGACCACAATTTCACCGGCTCTGCTCGACCTAAACTAATAGCGCTGTTGAAAGACCTGATAAAAGGCTAG
- a CDS encoding HIT domain-containing protein, which produces MDSIYAREPLPRVMPRSIFLAGPTPRSDIVTSWRPAATEVFRRNWFSGTLIIPEDRPDADGVSRFRGNYDEQVAWELEALQKASVIMAWVPRELVHMPAFTTNVEFGNWWDSGKLVYGAPIGTPGNRYIEWYVARSGMSAHRTLPDTITAALRLLRQFEDDATACAFCRIAHSDPQGQVEITTDHGVVFTPLSPCVPGHKLVVPRLHIASAADNPGIAAQVFQDAATYVRDHGLQANLITSVGPDATQTMFHLHVHIVPRSAGDGVLLPWSYQRH; this is translated from the coding sequence ATGGACAGTATCTACGCCCGTGAGCCGTTGCCGCGAGTGATGCCGCGCTCGATATTTTTAGCCGGACCGACACCGCGTAGCGATATAGTCACGTCGTGGCGCCCGGCGGCCACCGAAGTGTTTAGGCGAAATTGGTTTAGTGGAACGCTCATCATACCCGAGGATCGGCCCGACGCTGACGGCGTGAGTCGATTTCGAGGCAACTACGATGAGCAGGTAGCGTGGGAACTCGAAGCTTTGCAGAAGGCCAGTGTTATCATGGCGTGGGTGCCGCGTGAGCTGGTACATATGCCAGCATTCACGACCAATGTCGAGTTTGGTAATTGGTGGGATAGTGGCAAGCTTGTCTATGGCGCACCCATAGGAACACCAGGCAACCGCTACATTGAGTGGTATGTGGCACGTTCTGGCATGTCGGCACACCGTACCCTGCCCGATACTATCACGGCGGCTCTACGGTTGCTCCGACAGTTTGAGGACGACGCGACGGCCTGCGCGTTCTGTAGGATCGCACATTCGGACCCACAGGGACAGGTGGAGATAACTACTGATCACGGCGTAGTATTCACTCCCCTGTCGCCATGCGTGCCGGGTCACAAACTTGTCGTACCGCGGTTGCATATCGCGTCAGCGGCAGACAATCCGGGTATCGCAGCGCAGGTATTCCAAGATGCTGCGACATATGTGCGCGACCATGGTTTGCAGGCAAACCTCATCACCTCTGTCGGGCCAGACGCCACGCAGACAATGTTTCATTTGCATGTGCATATCGTACCGCGCTCTGCTGGTGACGGTGTGTTACTGCCCTGGTCGTATCAGCGGCACTGA
- a CDS encoding UDP-N-acetylglucosamine--N-acetylmuramyl-(pentapeptide) pyrophosphoryl-undecaprenol N-acetylglucosamine transferase has protein sequence MRILAAGGGSGGHVTPVVAVLRELKQRVPDAEVRFWCDRKFAGSARSVMGHFDDSIRIDTIISGKLRRYHSLTLWQQLRNLRGIVLPNLRDMVLVGVGLVQSSIKLLLWRPDVVFTKGGFVCLPIGLAAKLLGIPLVIHDSDAHPGLTNRMLAKWATAIGTGAPLKFYSYPTKISHYVGVPVVAEFTPYSAERRRRIKQQLGFTAERPLVVVTGGGLGAKRLNDAVAEQLQLLLARTNVILISGEGQYDEMRALTPQNDERYQLHSFVSKGMADMLGAADVVVARAGATTILELAALAKPTILVPNGYLTGGHQLKNAAVYAEKNAVSIIDENELEARPELLYDEIMNILADSSRQRVMAQVFSEFAKPHAARDMALLVLAAVKNQS, from the coding sequence ATGAGAATTCTAGCAGCCGGCGGCGGATCGGGGGGTCACGTCACCCCAGTCGTCGCGGTTTTACGAGAGCTTAAGCAGCGCGTCCCTGACGCGGAGGTGAGATTTTGGTGCGACCGTAAATTTGCCGGTTCGGCGCGCAGTGTTATGGGGCATTTTGATGATTCAATTCGTATTGACACAATTATTAGCGGCAAATTACGACGATATCATTCACTGACACTCTGGCAACAACTGCGCAACCTGCGTGGGATTGTATTGCCAAACCTACGCGATATGGTACTGGTTGGGGTGGGGTTGGTACAGAGTAGTATAAAACTTCTGCTATGGCGGCCTGATGTCGTGTTTACGAAGGGTGGCTTTGTCTGCTTGCCGATTGGCCTAGCTGCTAAACTACTGGGCATACCCCTGGTGATTCATGACTCCGATGCGCATCCTGGCCTTACGAATCGCATGTTGGCCAAATGGGCTACAGCTATCGGTACAGGGGCGCCCCTGAAATTTTATTCATATCCAACAAAAATTTCTCATTATGTCGGCGTACCGGTAGTGGCAGAGTTTACGCCCTACTCAGCTGAGCGGCGTCGCAGAATAAAGCAACAGCTGGGCTTTACGGCCGAACGTCCACTTGTGGTGGTGACGGGTGGTGGACTTGGCGCTAAACGCCTTAACGATGCTGTTGCCGAGCAGCTGCAATTATTGCTAGCTCGGACAAATGTGATTCTGATTAGTGGGGAAGGGCAGTATGATGAAATGCGGGCACTTACGCCGCAAAATGATGAGCGATATCAGCTACACTCTTTCGTCAGTAAGGGGATGGCGGACATGCTTGGTGCGGCCGATGTAGTAGTGGCAAGAGCTGGAGCGACGACAATCCTTGAACTTGCGGCCTTGGCCAAGCCGACGATCCTTGTGCCAAATGGCTACTTAACCGGTGGTCACCAACTCAAAAACGCTGCGGTATACGCAGAGAAAAACGCCGTCAGTATCATAGATGAAAATGAACTCGAAGCTCGCCCAGAATTACTCTACGATGAAATCATGAATATCCTCGCTGACAGTTCTCGGCAGCGGGTGATGGCGCAGGTATTTAGCGAATTTGCCAAACCACACGCGGCGCGTGATATGGCTCTCCTAGTGCTAGCTGCAGTCAAAAACCAGAGTTAG
- a CDS encoding FtsW/RodA/SpoVE family cell cycle protein — protein sequence MERARRQAGRVSTKVSEGLQRRHRPDYQIVLFMGLLMLLGLILMYAIGPQRANVLNKVHNTDFYTDTYFVVKQAVSLTAAIAAFVVLSKVPFAVIKRYAMKLMQIGLGLVALLFVAGNLLHIDAIATNTLGAYRWFNLGPLGGFQPAEVLKIALLIYLAVFLSKRSSEGAINNIERTVLPVVGITGLILFIVVVLQKDMGTGIAFSSIVGAMLTMSGMSWKLLLQMLAIAMMIGVLLIVFVPHRRERLTTFLMGDKATDSSHAAADDSNYHIKNAMIALGTGGLVGLGIGNSIQATGYLPEAINDSVFAIMGEIFGFVGVTVILGLFGALLLRILRIADRLTDMTMKLAVAGVFGWLAAHVVLNVASMIGLVPLTGITLPLLSFGGTSMVFVAGALGLVYQLSQFTSHSTIMEPRYENSSSRRRIGGSRHPSRRGFTRA from the coding sequence GTGGAGCGAGCACGTCGTCAAGCAGGCCGTGTGTCTACTAAGGTGAGCGAGGGCTTGCAGCGGCGGCATCGGCCAGACTACCAAATCGTACTTTTTATGGGGCTATTGATGCTTTTGGGGCTGATACTCATGTATGCTATCGGGCCACAGCGCGCCAATGTTCTGAATAAGGTTCACAACACTGACTTTTATACCGATACCTACTTTGTTGTTAAGCAGGCGGTTAGTCTGACGGCAGCTATAGCGGCTTTTGTTGTTCTGAGTAAAGTACCGTTTGCAGTCATAAAACGCTACGCCATGAAGTTGATGCAGATTGGGCTAGGACTCGTTGCCTTACTATTTGTTGCCGGCAATTTGCTGCATATCGATGCGATTGCCACCAACACTCTTGGAGCATACCGATGGTTTAATTTGGGTCCGCTGGGAGGCTTTCAACCAGCCGAGGTGCTGAAGATTGCGCTGCTGATTTACCTTGCGGTCTTCCTTAGTAAGCGTAGCAGCGAGGGAGCGATCAATAATATCGAAAGGACAGTGCTGCCAGTGGTTGGTATTACCGGACTGATATTATTTATCGTCGTCGTACTCCAAAAAGACATGGGAACTGGTATTGCGTTTAGTTCGATTGTCGGTGCGATGTTAACAATGAGCGGAATGAGCTGGAAGTTGTTGTTACAAATGTTGGCAATCGCCATGATGATCGGAGTGCTGCTAATTGTATTTGTGCCACATCGTCGCGAGCGCCTAACGACATTTCTGATGGGCGACAAAGCAACCGACAGTTCGCATGCAGCAGCCGACGACAGTAACTATCATATTAAAAATGCTATGATTGCTCTCGGTACGGGGGGTTTAGTGGGGCTAGGGATCGGTAATAGTATACAGGCAACCGGCTATTTACCTGAAGCGATTAATGATTCAGTGTTTGCTATTATGGGCGAAATCTTTGGTTTTGTCGGCGTAACGGTGATTTTAGGCTTGTTCGGAGCGCTGTTACTGCGCATTTTACGGATTGCTGATAGGTTGACTGATATGACTATGAAACTGGCTGTTGCTGGAGTTTTTGGATGGCTGGCGGCGCATGTGGTGCTAAATGTCGCATCAATGATCGGCCTCGTGCCGCTTACCGGCATCACGCTGCCGCTACTCAGTTTTGGCGGTACAAGCATGGTGTTTGTGGCCGGTGCACTCGGGCTCGTCTACCAGCTCTCGCAGTTTACGTCACACAGTACTATAATGGAGCCTAGATATGAGAATTCTAGCAGCCGGCGGCGGATCGGGGGGTCACGTCACCCCAGTCGTCGCGGTTTTACGAGAGCTTAA
- a CDS encoding penicillin-binding protein 2, translating to MELHFTPKSRARGLAIVIAIILALFVVRLFYIQVIQHNYYVAQADSEQIKQFTLRAKRGEIYAMEGSTPVRLVMNETVYTVWVDPVQVDDKQAIVDALNSVAGGNTRKDFAQYIDRSGTRYQVLATKVSRAQAELLKKKNLAGVGFDAVSQRVYPEGQLASQVLGFVDAEGLGKYGIEQANNDRLSGQNGLLKTVTDVRLVPLTVGDKNINKPAKDGDNLVLTIDRNIQAEAEKALLEGAQRTGATQLSVIVMNPTNGKVLAMANLPTYDPGKLNEVTNAAAFNNDTVSNPYEPGSDIKTFTVATGIDKGVITPESTYNNTDYIKIDDITVSNASKGQTGMITMQHALNWSLNTGMVTIAQRLGDGGSITRGARETMYDYFHNRLRLGQLTGIELANEAKGVVVSPDEEQGNAVRYSNMAFGQGMDVTMLQVASGFSALVNGGTYYAPSIIGGTIDQEGNYHAAMAKPQYPGVISAASSATVHEMVYKARQAFYSKTDKPGYYVGGKTGTSQTLKNGKYVSTETIGTYLGFGGEKGAKPSYVIMVEVAGKDMNLSGNAHAMPIFNELSNWLLDYLQLTPKE from the coding sequence ATGGAACTTCATTTTACCCCAAAAAGCCGCGCTAGGGGACTGGCGATTGTCATAGCCATCATACTGGCACTTTTTGTGGTGCGACTTTTTTATATACAAGTTATTCAACATAATTACTATGTAGCACAAGCCGATAGCGAACAGATTAAGCAGTTTACTCTGCGCGCTAAACGCGGTGAAATTTATGCCATGGAAGGTTCGACGCCAGTCAGACTCGTGATGAACGAGACGGTATATACTGTGTGGGTTGACCCGGTACAAGTGGATGACAAACAGGCGATTGTCGACGCATTAAATAGTGTAGCGGGTGGCAATACGCGCAAAGACTTTGCGCAGTATATAGACCGCAGCGGCACACGCTACCAAGTACTCGCAACAAAAGTGTCGAGAGCGCAGGCTGAGTTATTGAAGAAAAAAAATCTTGCTGGGGTTGGTTTTGACGCTGTAAGCCAGCGTGTCTACCCCGAAGGTCAGCTTGCGAGCCAAGTGCTTGGGTTTGTGGACGCGGAAGGGCTGGGGAAGTATGGGATCGAGCAAGCCAATAACGATCGATTGAGCGGCCAGAACGGGTTGTTAAAAACTGTCACTGACGTACGCCTGGTACCGCTCACGGTGGGTGATAAAAATATTAATAAGCCGGCAAAAGATGGTGACAATTTGGTATTGACTATTGATCGCAATATTCAGGCCGAAGCTGAAAAAGCACTTCTTGAAGGCGCACAGCGTACTGGGGCGACGCAGCTTAGTGTGATCGTCATGAATCCAACGAACGGCAAGGTACTCGCAATGGCAAATTTACCGACTTACGACCCGGGCAAACTAAATGAGGTAACTAATGCCGCAGCTTTCAATAACGATACCGTTAGTAACCCTTATGAACCGGGTTCTGACATTAAAACATTCACGGTTGCAACAGGCATAGACAAGGGTGTGATTACACCTGAATCAACCTATAACAACACCGACTACATAAAGATCGATGATATTACCGTCAGCAATGCTAGTAAGGGCCAGACTGGCATGATTACCATGCAGCACGCCCTGAACTGGTCGCTGAACACCGGTATGGTAACGATTGCCCAACGGCTTGGTGATGGTGGATCGATTACTAGGGGCGCGCGTGAAACAATGTACGACTACTTCCATAATCGGTTGCGGCTTGGTCAGTTGACGGGTATCGAGCTTGCCAATGAAGCCAAGGGTGTGGTAGTTTCGCCAGACGAAGAGCAGGGGAATGCGGTGCGCTACAGCAATATGGCGTTTGGACAGGGGATGGATGTGACAATGCTGCAAGTTGCCAGTGGTTTTAGTGCGCTCGTCAACGGCGGTACGTACTATGCGCCGTCAATCATCGGTGGCACGATTGATCAGGAGGGAAACTACCATGCTGCGATGGCAAAACCACAATACCCCGGGGTGATCAGTGCAGCCTCATCGGCGACAGTGCACGAGATGGTGTATAAAGCGCGCCAGGCTTTTTACAGCAAAACCGACAAACCCGGCTACTATGTTGGTGGTAAAACCGGCACCTCGCAGACGCTCAAAAACGGCAAATATGTTAGCACAGAGACAATCGGCACCTACCTTGGATTTGGTGGCGAAAAGGGAGCCAAACCGAGCTATGTCATTATGGTCGAAGTGGCAGGCAAAGACATGAATCTTTCGGGTAATGCCCATGCTATGCCAATATTTAACGAGCTATCCAACTGGCTGCTTGATTATTTGCAACTAACACCCAAAGAATAG